The DNA sequence TACGCAAAAATTAACACACTCTGATAACCTACCTTTTATCTATGGCGAAAATAAGCTAAAAGATATGAAAAGAGTAATTGAGATTGCTCATCCAGAAGATGTTTATAAAGTAGTAAATATGCTACAAGATGCTGTACAAGGAAAAATAGAGAATTACGATATTTCATATCGTTCGAAAGGAGAACAGTTTGAGGAATACAATCACTACAGAGCAGTCGGAGAGCTGATTAGAGATGCTATGGGCAATCCAGAAAAGTTAGTAGGAACAGTTCAAGATATTACAGAAAGCCTAAAAAAAGAAGAATACAACCAACTTTTGACTACTCTTATTGATAATACAGCCGATGCAATGCAGGTTGCTACCACAGATGGAAAATTTATCTACATGAATAAAGTAGGATTAGGACGTTTAGGACTGGAAGGAGAGGATATTACCAATTATACTACTGCTGATATTGAATCTGTTTTTAAAGAAGAAGGAGTTTGGGAAAAACATGTAGAAGAAGTAAAGGCTGTCGATACATTTAAACTACAAAGTAAGAATATTGATAAACGCACTGGTAAAGAGTTTCATGTTGAGGTTTCAATAAAACATACAGAAGTCAATGGAAAAGGATTTATGGTGGCTCTTTCTAGGGACACAACCGAACAGCAAAAAAGAGAACAGGAAGTAAAGACTAAAAATGAGCAACTGCGAGCATCAGAAGAAGTGTTGCGTAAAAACTATGAAGAGCTTCAGACAACACAAGAAGAACTACATCGCCAAACACAGCGTTTAGAACAAATTTTTGATGGTGTACCTGCCATGATTTATCAGTTCAAGATGGAAAAAGATGGGCAAATGTCGCTCCCAGTAGTAAGTAAGGGGGCAGAAGCAATCTATGGTTGCACCTCAGAAGAACTTATGAACGATGTTAGCTTAATTTTATCTTGTGTGCCAGCAGAAGATATAGCTATTTTTCAACAAAGTTTGGCAGAGTCAGCCCAAAACCTTACCACTTGGAATAATGACTCAAGAGTAGTAATAGACGGGAAAACAAAATGGGTCAGAGGAAACTCCAAACCTGTAAAAAATGATGATGGTAGTATTACGTGGAGTGGAATTATCCAAGAAATAACTAAGCAAAAAGAACTGGAAGAAGCTATAAAAGATAAAAACTTAGAGTTACAAGCCTCAGCAGAAGAACTACGCCAAAACTATGAGCAACTCCAAAACACACAAGACCTTGTCAGTAATGCCTTTGCAGAGCTAGATGCTCAATTTACGGCTATCAGTACAACTCTTGGATATGTTGAAATGAATACAGATAGAAGTGTAGAACGAGTAAATAAATTATTTGCAGACTGGTTGGGTTACACTGTTGAAGAGTTACAAGGGCATAAACACATTGAGTTTATTCCAAATAATGAAGAAGACTTATTAAAATACGAACAACTTTGGGAACGACTAAGAACTGGCGAGACGGTTACAGAAATATTCAAAAGAAAAGCCAAAAACGGAGAAGAAGTTTGGCTTTATGGAGCATACTGCCCTGTCAAAGATAAAGACGGAAATATTTTCAAAATTATTAAAGTAGCTTCCAACTATAATAGTCAGAAAGAGTATGAAGACAAAATCAAGGCAGCCAATTATAGATTACAAAATCTTATCGAAAATGTAGGCGATTTAGTGTTTTTGTTAGATACTAACTTTGTCTTAAAGCAATATTATGCATCTTCAGATAAAGATTTGCTACTAAAACCTCAAGACTTCTTACAAAAGAAGATTACAGAGTTAGGTTTTCCTGATAAATCTTTACAGAAAATATTGGGAGCTTTAGAACAAACTATGTTAAATAAAGAAAAGGCAACAGTTGAATATAAATTAGAATTACCACACGGAACAGAATGGTTTAGTCTAATAGCCTCTCCTATTTTAAATGAAGAAAAAGAAATTGATGATATTCTATGCGTAACTCGTAATATAACGTATATCAAAAAAACTGAGTTAGCCGTACAGAAGCAAAACGAGTTATTATCCCAACAAAAAGAAAATATAGAAAAAGCTTTTAATGAACTTCAAACTACCCAAACCCAGCTTATTCAAGCTGAAAAAATGGCAAGTTTAGGACAGCTTATTGCCAATATTGCACATGAAATAAATACACCTTTGGGAGCAATTCGTTCGTCAGCTATGAGTATTGAAGAAATTTTAGGAAAAACTTTGCCTCAATTGCCTTCATTCATAAAACAGTTAGATGATGATTTACTGCATAGCTTCAACGAGTTTGTAAATGAATCTATTCAAAAAACAGACTTACTCTCCACCCGAGAAAAACGTACATTTAAGTACGACTTGATAGAACAATTAGAGGGCATGAAGATAGATAATGCAGAAAGGTACGCTGATTTGATTGTGGATATGAACATGCATAAGGAAAGTCATCTATTTGTTCCTTTTATGAAAAGCGATAATACAGAAGAAATACTCAAAACAGCCTTTAACTTGTCCTCTATTGTCCGAAGCAACAAAACCATCAGAACAGCTACAGATAGAGCAGCTAAGATTGTTTTTGCTCTTAAAAATTATGCTCGCCAAGACCAAACTGGAGAAAAAGCAAAGGTTAATATCAATGAGAGTATAGAAACTACGCTTACTCTGTATCACAACCAAATCAAACATGGTATTGATGTTACAAGAGATTTGGATGAAATCCCTGAGTTTATGGGATATCCAGACGAACTTGTGCAAGTATGGACAAACATTATTCATAATGCACTACAGGCCATGAACCACAAAGGACGTTTGTTTATTCAAAGTAGCGTGCAAGGCAACAACGTCTTAGTTGCTATTCAAGATACAGGAGGAGGTATTCCAAAAGAAGTACAGGGGAAAATATTTGACGCTTTCTTTACTACTAAAGCAGCAGGACAAGGAAGTGGCTTAGGGTTAGATATTACTAAGAAAATTATAGAAAAACACAATGGAAGAATTTGGTTTGCCTCCTTAGAAGGAGTTGGAACTACGTTTTTTATAGAAATTCCCCTTACAAATAATTAAGAACTACTTACTTATTAAAATATCCACAAATTATTCTAATTATATATTATGGCTAAAAAAAATAAAGCGATTCTTTGCGTCGATGACGACCCAATGATACTGATGAGCTTAAAGCTCCAACTCACACAAAGTTTTGATGGTCAGTTTGTCATAGAAACGGCTGAAAGTGGGGAGGAAGCACTAGAACTCATAGAGTTTTTGGTAGATAGAAATATAGATACACTCCTTATTATTAGCGATTGGCTGATGCCAAAAATGAAAGGAGACGAACTACTCGTACAAGTAAAAGACCGTTTTCCGAAGGTAGGGCAAATTATGCTCTCTGGGCAAGCCGAAAATGATGCTGTTCAAAATGCCTTTAAAAACTCTAATCTAAAGTATTTCATTTCTAAGCCTTGGAATAAGCAGGATTTAATTGATAAGGTAAATGAAGTATTACAAAATTAGAAACACTACTGCAACTCAATTTCTGA is a window from the Bernardetia sp. genome containing:
- a CDS encoding PAS domain S-box protein, giving the protein MKHRTPTLSPTLERPKFYTLELETYLEQVQEKADKISDKFVGVFFILGLCLMPIYETWTFTIANSLIIAALYMIARLGLTNKSISRMVISVVYAIFMLQFIGQMHGMAEMHFFFFTNITLLIIYQDWKIMIPYGVLTILHHALLAYIQVVYDMPELAKYFITYGGMDLDGTTPNVTLFQLFFHFGLVVLMTFVAAWWTIIFRENSIRLMEKQFEAQAQNEELRSSEEELRQNAEELQSTNDQMHVIQREIEEKQKLLNRAEKLVGLASYEIDLTTQKLTHSDNLPFIYGENKLKDMKRVIEIAHPEDVYKVVNMLQDAVQGKIENYDISYRSKGEQFEEYNHYRAVGELIRDAMGNPEKLVGTVQDITESLKKEEYNQLLTTLIDNTADAMQVATTDGKFIYMNKVGLGRLGLEGEDITNYTTADIESVFKEEGVWEKHVEEVKAVDTFKLQSKNIDKRTGKEFHVEVSIKHTEVNGKGFMVALSRDTTEQQKREQEVKTKNEQLRASEEVLRKNYEELQTTQEELHRQTQRLEQIFDGVPAMIYQFKMEKDGQMSLPVVSKGAEAIYGCTSEELMNDVSLILSCVPAEDIAIFQQSLAESAQNLTTWNNDSRVVIDGKTKWVRGNSKPVKNDDGSITWSGIIQEITKQKELEEAIKDKNLELQASAEELRQNYEQLQNTQDLVSNAFAELDAQFTAISTTLGYVEMNTDRSVERVNKLFADWLGYTVEELQGHKHIEFIPNNEEDLLKYEQLWERLRTGETVTEIFKRKAKNGEEVWLYGAYCPVKDKDGNIFKIIKVASNYNSQKEYEDKIKAANYRLQNLIENVGDLVFLLDTNFVLKQYYASSDKDLLLKPQDFLQKKITELGFPDKSLQKILGALEQTMLNKEKATVEYKLELPHGTEWFSLIASPILNEEKEIDDILCVTRNITYIKKTELAVQKQNELLSQQKENIEKAFNELQTTQTQLIQAEKMASLGQLIANIAHEINTPLGAIRSSAMSIEEILGKTLPQLPSFIKQLDDDLLHSFNEFVNESIQKTDLLSTREKRTFKYDLIEQLEGMKIDNAERYADLIVDMNMHKESHLFVPFMKSDNTEEILKTAFNLSSIVRSNKTIRTATDRAAKIVFALKNYARQDQTGEKAKVNINESIETTLTLYHNQIKHGIDVTRDLDEIPEFMGYPDELVQVWTNIIHNALQAMNHKGRLFIQSSVQGNNVLVAIQDTGGGIPKEVQGKIFDAFFTTKAAGQGSGLGLDITKKIIEKHNGRIWFASLEGVGTTFFIEIPLTNN
- a CDS encoding response regulator; this encodes MAKKNKAILCVDDDPMILMSLKLQLTQSFDGQFVIETAESGEEALELIEFLVDRNIDTLLIISDWLMPKMKGDELLVQVKDRFPKVGQIMLSGQAENDAVQNAFKNSNLKYFISKPWNKQDLIDKVNEVLQN